Proteins encoded by one window of Xenopus tropicalis strain Nigerian chromosome 6, UCB_Xtro_10.0, whole genome shotgun sequence:
- the rpp38 gene encoding ribonuclease P protein subunit p38, with translation MAAKVAKGSTRKSKPIVVKTSLNNPYEIAWNTVVGEEMQFILKTLTDTFKDLGLKKVEIAKKPRKSKQVKTRKGNNSEKAETKKESSEATKSEGVQDDPEKSGWTRNDLRKELAIGINEVTRGLEKNELSLVLVCKSAKPEMITKHLIELSVSRETPACQLPRLSENIGPALGLKSVLALGFKKNSDVFIEELKSVIPRIPPLNLPWLKRGLPKAAASGEDDETMEKASSEPLASRKRKHGGSEAETKDAGDIKLQALKVKRIVPNPNKIRKIKKKKLKK, from the coding sequence ATGGCTGCTAAGGTTGCAAAAGGGTCGACACGTAAATCCAAGCCAATTGTAGTGAAGACGTCATTGAACAACCCGTATGAAATAGCCTGGAATACCGTAGTAGGGGAAGAAATGCAATTCATATTAAAAACTTTAACTGATACATTTAAGGACCTTGGCCTAAAAAAGGTTGAAATTGCAAAGAAGCCCCGAAAAAGCAAACAAGTAAAAACACGAAAGGGAAACAACAGTGAAAAGGcagaaacaaagaaagaaagcTCAGAGGCAACAAAAAGCGAAGGAGTCCAAGACGACCCAGAAAAATCAGGCTGGACACGGAACGACCTTCGCAAGGAGCTGGCTATAGGGATTAATGAGGTCACCAGGGGGCTGGAAAAAAATGAACTCAGTTTGGTCCTGGTGTGTAAATCTGCAAAACCAGAGATGATCACCAAGCACCTCATTGAACTCAGTGTGAGCCGTGAAACCCCAGCCTGCCAGCTGCCACGTCTTAGTGAGAACATTGGGCCAGCGCTCGGGTTGAAGTCTGTGTTGGCATTGGGCTTTAAAAAGAACTCTGATGTTTTTATTGAGGAATTGAAGTCAGTCATTCCCAGGATACCACCGTTAAACCTTCCTTGGCTAAAGAGAGGCTTACCAAAggctgcagcttcaggggaagaTGATGAAACTATGGAGAAGGCCAGCAGTGAGCCATTGGCCAGTCGTAAACGAAAACATGGCGGAAGTGAGGCAGAAACTAAAGACGCAGGTGACATAAAGTTACAAGCCCTAAAAGTTAAAAGAATTGTACCCAATCCAAATAAAATTCGGAAAATCAAGAAGAAGAAACTTAAAAAGTAA